A genomic region of Papaver somniferum cultivar HN1 chromosome 7, ASM357369v1, whole genome shotgun sequence contains the following coding sequences:
- the LOC113295683 gene encoding serine/threonine-protein kinase HT1-like isoform X2, producing MDEESNSWIRRVKYSHTVCHRLDSSSLHTSPITRQANREAGLKSRPTPTTTVDYVKPSHYTSPIVRNPNTNKLRAVSPHPEISISDAFKEARKSRKRFSTPLPRSRTPEKRGLGKFLRQNSNESHASDCASPSGAKSFGHFSSPKHIEKTKSRKDSWTKYFDNKGGKVMAIEMDDELNIDLSKLFLGHRFACGANSRLYHGVYKDQPVAVKIIRQSDDEENADMAARLEKQFEREVSLLSHLHHQNIIELVAASKNPPVFCIITEYLAGGSLRAFMHKLEHKNLPFEKVISIALDIARGMEFLHSQGVVHRDLKPENLIFDQDNQVKIVDFGIACKEAYCDSLADDAGTYRWMAPEMIKRKSHGRKVDVYSFGLVLWEMVAGTIPFDDKTPIQAAFAVVNKGLFLTPLELGYFTQTMQTHH from the exons CGGCAGGCGAATCGAGAAGCTGGATTGAAATCTAGGCCAACACCAACTACTACGGTTGATTATGTTAAACCAAGTCATTATACTAGTCCAATTGTTCGTAATCCGAATACCAACAAGTTAAGGGCGGTATCACCTCACCCTGAAATCAGTATTTCGGATGCGTTTAAGGAAGCTCGGAAGTCTCGGAAGAGGTTCTCAACTCCATTACCTCGATCTAGAACGCCGGAGAAGAGAGGTTTGGGGAAATTTCTTCGTCAAAATTCAAATGAGAGCCATGCTTCTGATTGTGCATCCCCATCAGGTGCGAAATCTTTTGGTCACTTTTCTTCTCCGAAGCATATTGAGAAAACTAAGAGTAGGAAAGATTCTTGGACAAAGTATTTTGATAATAAAGGGGGAAAGGTTATGGCCATTGAAATGGACGATGAATTGAATATCGATCTCTCAAAATTGTTCCTTGGACATAGGTTTGCCTGTGGAGCAAATAGTCGACTTTACCACGGTGTATATAAGGATCAGCCTGTTGCAGTTAAAATTATCAGGCAGTCCGATGATGAAGAAAATGCAGATATGGCAGCTCGACTAGAAAAACAGTTCGAGAGGGAAGTCAGTCTTCTGTCACATCTCCACCATCAAAATATAATAGAG TTGGTTGCCGCAAGTAAAAATCCTCCAGTATTCTGTATCATCACTGAATATCTAGCCGGGGGCTCATTGAGGGCGTTCATGCACAAACTTGAACACAAAAATCTTCCTTTTGAGAAAGTCATCAGTATTGCTCTAGATATTGCACGAGGAATGGAATTCTTACACTCACAAGGTGTTGTTCATAGAGACCTTAAACCTGAGAATCTCATTTTTGATCAAGATAACCAGGTGAAGATTGTTGACTTCGGAATTGCGTGCAAGGAGGCATATTGTGATTCTTTGGCAGATGATGCGGGTACTTACCGCTGGATGGCACCTGAAATGATCAAGCGAAAATCCCATGGGCGAAAAGTCGATGTGTACAGCTTTGGACTGGTCCTATGGGAGATGGTTGccggaacaattccttttgatgatAAGACACCCATCCAGGCAGCTTTTGCTGTAGTAAATAAG GGTTTGTTCTTGACGCCTCTAGAACTGGGTTACTTTACTCAAACAATGCAAACTCACCATTGA
- the LOC113295683 gene encoding serine/threonine-protein kinase HT1-like isoform X1 gives MDEESNSWIRRVKYSHTVCHRLDSSSLHTSPITRQANREAGLKSRPTPTTTVDYVKPSHYTSPIVRNPNTNKLRAVSPHPEISISDAFKEARKSRKRFSTPLPRSRTPEKRGLGKFLRQNSNESHASDCASPSGAKSFGHFSSPKHIEKTKSRKDSWTKYFDNKGGKVMAIEMDDELNIDLSKLFLGHRFACGANSRLYHGVYKDQPVAVKIIRQSDDEENADMAARLEKQFEREVSLLSHLHHQNIIELVAASKNPPVFCIITEYLAGGSLRAFMHKLEHKNLPFEKVISIALDIARGMEFLHSQGVVHRDLKPENLIFDQDNQVKIVDFGIACKEAYCDSLADDAGTYRWMAPEMIKRKSHGRKVDVYSFGLVLWEMVAGTIPFDDKTPIQAAFAVVNKKLRPIIPKDCPPSLRDLIEHCWTSAPEKRPEFWQIVKVLEQFETSLAQDGTVHLIRSSTSDDHKKGLLHWIHKLGHHHSHHSSHDASQTAKPKIP, from the exons CGGCAGGCGAATCGAGAAGCTGGATTGAAATCTAGGCCAACACCAACTACTACGGTTGATTATGTTAAACCAAGTCATTATACTAGTCCAATTGTTCGTAATCCGAATACCAACAAGTTAAGGGCGGTATCACCTCACCCTGAAATCAGTATTTCGGATGCGTTTAAGGAAGCTCGGAAGTCTCGGAAGAGGTTCTCAACTCCATTACCTCGATCTAGAACGCCGGAGAAGAGAGGTTTGGGGAAATTTCTTCGTCAAAATTCAAATGAGAGCCATGCTTCTGATTGTGCATCCCCATCAGGTGCGAAATCTTTTGGTCACTTTTCTTCTCCGAAGCATATTGAGAAAACTAAGAGTAGGAAAGATTCTTGGACAAAGTATTTTGATAATAAAGGGGGAAAGGTTATGGCCATTGAAATGGACGATGAATTGAATATCGATCTCTCAAAATTGTTCCTTGGACATAGGTTTGCCTGTGGAGCAAATAGTCGACTTTACCACGGTGTATATAAGGATCAGCCTGTTGCAGTTAAAATTATCAGGCAGTCCGATGATGAAGAAAATGCAGATATGGCAGCTCGACTAGAAAAACAGTTCGAGAGGGAAGTCAGTCTTCTGTCACATCTCCACCATCAAAATATAATAGAG TTGGTTGCCGCAAGTAAAAATCCTCCAGTATTCTGTATCATCACTGAATATCTAGCCGGGGGCTCATTGAGGGCGTTCATGCACAAACTTGAACACAAAAATCTTCCTTTTGAGAAAGTCATCAGTATTGCTCTAGATATTGCACGAGGAATGGAATTCTTACACTCACAAGGTGTTGTTCATAGAGACCTTAAACCTGAGAATCTCATTTTTGATCAAGATAACCAGGTGAAGATTGTTGACTTCGGAATTGCGTGCAAGGAGGCATATTGTGATTCTTTGGCAGATGATGCGGGTACTTACCGCTGGATGGCACCTGAAATGATCAAGCGAAAATCCCATGGGCGAAAAGTCGATGTGTACAGCTTTGGACTGGTCCTATGGGAGATGGTTGccggaacaattccttttgatgatAAGACACCCATCCAGGCAGCTTTTGCTGTAGTAAATAAG AAGCTGAGACCTATTATTCCCAAGGATTGTCCACCTTCATTACGAGATCTGATCGAGCACTGTTGGACTTCAGCTCCAGAGAAAAGGCCCGAGTTTTGGCAGATTGTGAAGGTTTTGGAGCAGTTCGAAACCTCTCTCGCTCAAGATGGAACCGTGCACCTGATTCGAAGCTCAACCTCAGACGACCACAAGAAAGGGCTTCTTCATTGGATACATAAGCTTGGACATCATCATTCTCATCACAGCAGTCACGACGCTTCACAAACGGCCAAACCAAAAATTCCATGA